acagagccacagcagctgctgctgctgctgctgctgctgctgctgatgatgatgatgtgtggtGCTGTGGTAGTGAACCCTGTCACCACACGGGGCCCTGACAGCAGCCTCTGCTGGTTTACATCCATACTGCTGACTGAGGagggcagaggagcaggagagttCTACCGAGCACTGAGGAAGGATGTTCTCACATGAAGGATGGACCAGCGGAGGCCATGATGGGTTTAAAGCTCAGTCATCTGCGTGGAGGCCGAGCACTCCGACGGTCCAATGAAGGACAATCTGCTGCTGGTGACCctgaggaggcagagctgcagctcactGACCTTCCCCACTCCGACACCCCCCCAGAGGAGTCAGCCCTCAGCTCTCCTCAGATCAGCTGCAGCCTCCGGACgctttccaccactgctacCCAGCCTCAGGACCCTCATGTGTCCTGTAggactcagcagcagcagcagaggtctTCAGGGCCACAGTGTGGGCTGTGGGACCCCGGCACTGGGTCTGGGCATGGTCCTGCTGCAGACTGTGACCTCAGGCCCCCGGCTCGGCCTCCAGCTCGGCCCCCAGCTCAGCCCCCAGCTCGGCTCCTAGCTCGGCCCCCAGCTCGGCCCCGGCTCAGCCTCCAGCTCGGCCCCCAGCTCAGCCCCCAGCTCGGCTCCTAGCTCAGCCCCCAGCTCGGCTCCCAGCTCGGCTCCCGGCTCGGTCCCCGCTCAGCTCCTAGCTCGGCCCCCAGCCCGGCCCCTGGCTCGGCCCCCGCTCAGCTCCTAGCTCAGCCCCCAGCCCGGCCCCCGGCTCGGCCCCCGCTCAGCTCCTAGCTCGGCCCCCAGCTCGGCCCCTGGCTCAGCTCCTAGCTCGGCCCCCAGCTCGGTTCCCAGCTCGGCCCCCGGCTCGGCCCCCAGCCCGGCCCCCGGCTCAGCTCCTAGCTCGGCCCCCAGCCTGGCCCCCGGCTCAGCTCCTAGCTGGGCCCCCAGCCTGGCCCCCGGCTCGGCCCCCGGCTCAGCTCCTAGCTCGGCCCCCAGCTCAGCCCCCAGCTCCGCTCCTAGCTCGGCCCCCAGCTCAGCCCCCAGCTCCGCTCCTAGCTCGGCCCCTAGCTCGGCCCCCAGCTCAGCCCCCGGTTCGGGTCCTAGCTCGGCTCCTAGCTCGGCCCCCGGCTCAGCTTTAGCTGAAAAAGCAGCACTGTGCAGCGGCTTGTCCTCCGAAGCAGATGACAGTTCAGAGGGGCTGTCAGCCGTTTGCATGACACAAGGTCAGAGGCAGCGACTGCGAGTCAGCCAGAAACCACGACAGACTGTCTGTCAGCCAGGAGCCTGGGGGCAGCGGGGGGGGCGGCAACATTTGGAAGGGTAATGAGCTCGGCCAGAAGGAAACACTGGAGGCGCAGCGTGTTTCTACAGCGTCCTGTTGTCACTGTCTCTCTTCGGGGAAAAGGGATGCTGCCTCCCCCCCATACACccatacacccccccccccccccccccatcatctcAGCCTGGCTGTCCTCGGCCCCCCACTCTCCCCTGCCGGCAGAAACGTGCTCCGCTGGCTGAAAGGCCAATTTCCATCATGGAGCTCATGAATACTGAGAGGCCTGGAGGAGTCTGATGAAGAAGGTACAAAGGTTGCAGACTGTGATGTGCAACCTGTGAGCAGCCAGGGAAGATTTCCAGGACAACAGgccggaggaagaggaggaataaGACAGATCCGAATAATTTATGCTTCATTTTTTAAACGGTTTCACACAGGGAGGCTGTGGCTGTTAGGGGGAGGGCacgtttttcatttcattccagACAGAAGTTAAATAAGAGCCATTAACACCCAGAGAAGAGCCTGGAACTGGCGTTTGGCCGTCCTGGAAGTGCTGAGGCAGCAAAGCAAACAAGTGGAGCCGCTGTGAGGAGCGAAGCTGAGCAGCCGTCTGGGGACGGTCCCCCACAGGGGGGAGAGCAAAGGGCTGTGACCCgtgaagagaaaacagcacGAGGTCGACCGCTACGCTTTGTCCCAAATATGAACcattggggtgggggggggcgtaATTCTAGTCATcaatgaaaagacattttacaatATGTGAAAccattaaagctgctgctggaccTCGTCTCTTCTCTAGGTTAATATCCTCACGCCTGTGTCTGGGTGGAGGTTTTTGGCCTTTGGTTTTACAGAATAGACTGGCC
The Pempheris klunzingeri isolate RE-2024b chromosome 4, fPemKlu1.hap1, whole genome shotgun sequence genome window above contains:
- the LOC139199586 gene encoding uncharacterized protein translates to MQTADSPSELSSASEDKPLHSAAFSAKAEPGAELGAELGPEPGAELGAELGAELGAELGAELGAELGAELGAELGAELGAEPGAEPGARLGAQLGAEPGARLGAELGAEPGAGLGAEPGAELGTELGAELGAEPGAELGAELGAERGPSRGPGWGLS